The window TGAGGCTTTGCATGAACGTATGTAACATTGCTTTCTTTGTATGTAGTGCTTTTATCTTCTAGCCTACCTTTCTCCTTTTCCTTTTGATTATTGGTATCATCCAATTTCTATTATTTTGCGAATCATGTTAGAGGCATACGGCGACTTCATATGTAGACGGCTGATGGTATGTGAACGAATTGATATCGAGTTGTAATGAAGGACTTGTTGTTTTCGATGTAGATCTTGCTGCGTTTGATTTCAATATAAGGCAACGCAATAGATCGAGCGTGAAATTATAATTTAGGAATGTTTTCTCTTAATAGTATGCGCAACTTGAGTATGCCGGACTTGGAAATCGATTTGTATCTGTAGCATCATGATTGGTTATTCATCTATTGCAAGGGAGGAACATAGGTATGAGTCGTTTGCTTTCCATGATTCAAAAGGGCTTTGGTAAAAAGCTCATTCGCCTTCATACGTGGAATGCTTGGCTAGTGGCATTACTGGCGGTAACTGGACTTGTTTTGCTAGGAGGATTCTGGCGAGAGGTTCTGGGCGAGGTTCGTGTTTGGATTCGTTGGGTTCATATTATCGGTGGACTGGCATTGCTGGTACCGGTGATTTACTACTTATTCCTCGCCTCCAAGCACTGGAAGCAGATTCGGCAAAAACCAGCGCAGAAAATGAATGTAATTCTGGTCATGATTTTGCTGATTGGTTGGATCGTATCAGGCATTTTGTTATGGCTGCTACGGCAGGTTGGACCGAATATTGCCAATACCGCACTATTTGTACATGATTTGCTGACTTGGATTGGTTTGCCTTATATTATCTACCATTCGCTGACCCGTACAGCTTGGTTGAAAGATCCGAAGAAGCGTTCCATTCGATTACAACCTGATCATATAGCTTCAGAGACGGTGAGTTCTGATTCGGAGCCTATGGTCAAAAAACCTGTGGTTATTCCTGCGGCACGCCCACAGGAAGCAACACCATTTTATACAAGACGTTCCTTTTTGCGTGGGGCAATTGGTATTGGGCTGGCTGTTTCCGTTGGTCCTACTTTTCTGAGATGGCTGGGCAATTCGTTAACAAGCAGTGGCGGCAGTTGGACGGAAATGGAAGCTAGCAATCCGAACAAAATGGTTCCTGATCCTAAACCGCTTACTGATTCGTCGCCGCCTATTGGTGGCGGTGCGCAGGGTGAGTTTCGTGTGTATACGGTAACGCCTATTCCTTCTTTTGATAATAGTAACTGGTCCTTTACGATTGATGGGCTGGTGAATAAGCCGCAAACATGGAATTGGGAGCAATTCTTGTCTTTGAAGCGGCACGTTCAGGTTAGTGATTTTCATTGTGTGACAGGCTGGTCAGTGTATAAAAATACGTGGGAAGGCATTCCGTTGCTCGACTTTTTGAAAATGGCAGGGGTTAAGTCTGAAGCGCGTACGATCAAATTTTATTCCGGTGACGGAGTGTATACCGATTCGATTACGATGGAGCAGGCGCAGTTGAAGGATATTATGGTGGCTGTGCTGCATGATGGCAATGTGATTCCTGCCGATCTCGGTGGACCGGTACGCCTCGTCATTCCGAAAATGTATGCTTACAAATCGGTAAAATGGCTGAATCGCATCGAGCTGATTGCTGACGATCATACTGGGTACTGGGAACAACGTGGTTATGATAAGGATGCTTGGCTGCCGGATAATTTGAGCTAATCAGGGGTTATGGCGAGTTATTGATGCAATGTGATATAACGTGTGATTGGCTGCTATAATGGTAAATAAAAAGGACGAGTGTCTCTGCTTGTGTAGAGATGCTCGTCCTTTTTAGATTCTGTATTGCACATTTAACGTACCAGGTGGTAAAGGAGGCTCTTTAGGCTCTTTAGGCTCTTTAGGCTCTTTAGGCTCTTTAGGCTCTTTAGGCTCTTTAGCTTTTTGCTTGTTCTGTTATGCTTCGTCCAGATTTAGCAGTTTGCGGAGTTGTTGTTCGTCTTCAATAATCTCAATACCGAGGTCCTGTGCTTTGGTGAGTTTGCTGCCTGCTTTTTCGCCTGCAATGACGATGTCGGTTTTTTTGGATACACTACCCGTGACTTTGGCTCCGAGTTGCTCCAACCGTTCAGCGGCATCGTCACGAGTCATCGTGTGCAGTGTACCAGTCAATACAACGGTTTTGCCATTAAAGTATGAATCTTCGGTTATCACCACTGCTGGTGCTTCGGGAACTTGGGGCTGTACTCCCTGCTCCAGCATACGTTCAATTCCAGTCTGCATAAATGGATCGGCAAAGTATTCGACGATACTTTCAGCAACGATTGAACCTACATCTGGCAGTTCTACCAATTCTTCCACGGTAGCCGAACGGATTTTGTCCAGATCGCGATAGTGCTCTGCCAGCATACGTGTTGTCGTTTTGCCTGTGTTCGGAATGCCAAGTGCGTACAGGAACGATGCTAGATCACGAGTCTTGCTGTCTTCAATCGCTTGCAACAGGTTATTAGCTTTACGTTCGCCAAAGCGTTCTAGCTTCACAAGATCGTCTAGCTTCAACGTATACAAATCTGCTGGTTCACGTACCTGCAATTCGCTTTGCAGTTGCGTTGCGGTCTTGATGCTGAATGTCTCAATGTCCATCGCATCGCGGGAAGCAAAATGAGTGATCCGCGCTACAATCTGCGGTTCACAGCCGAATTTGTTGTTACAGAACAGATGAGCTCCACGCTGCTCAACGGGGAAGCCACATGCTGGGCATTGATCTGGGTATACAATCTCTTCGCCGTCATTCTCCTCAGACACTTTGCCCAAGATTTCGGGAATTACATCGTTGGAACGACGGATGTAAACGCGGGTACCTAGTGCGTATTTCAGATTTTTGCGTTCGATGTCGCCGATATTGTTGAGGGTACAATTCTGTACGGTTACGCCTGCCAGCTCGACAGCTTCCACACGTGCGAGTGGAGTGATTTTGCCAGTACGTCCTACATTCCAGCTGACGGATTCAAGAATCGTACTTGTCTCTTCGGCTTCGAATTTGTAGGCGACTGCCCAGCGTGGGAACTTATCAGTATATCCCAGTACTTCACGGGTGCGCATATCGGTAATTTTGACCACGGCGCCATCGATTAGATAATCAAGGCTGCTGCGTTCGGCTTGGATTTCTTCTAGTTTTACAATGACATCATCAAAATTCTGATAATAAAAAACAGAAGGATTGACGCGTAGATGGTTATCCCGCAGAAATTGCATCATATCCTGTTGATTTTGGAAAGTCACTCCTTCTGCATAGCCTACATTGTAGAAGTAGGCATTCAGCTTGCGTTTGGATGTGATTTTGGGGTCGAGATTACGCAATGCGCCTGCGGCTGCATTACGGGCATTTTTGAGTTTGTCTTTGTCTGAAGCAGCTTCGTTATACGCTTCCAGCACAGACAGATTCATGATGCCTTCACCCTGAATTTCCAGTTTGCCGTCGGTAAATGGAATCGATAGTGGAATGGAGCGGATTGTTTTGACCTGTTCTAAAATGCCTTCACCAACCACACCGTTCCCGCGAGTTGCTGCCTGAACCAAACGCCCATGTTCATAGGTCAGATTCAGTGTCAATCCGTCAAACTTCAGTTCAACCGCATAGCTTGGTTCCGGTAGCGGCGTATCTGGGTTCTTCTCGTTGTAATCGTCGATGCGTTTACGTGCGCGGGTATGCCAGCTGGACAACTTCTCCAGATTCTGCGCTTTGTCGAGACTCCACAGCGGCGCCAAATGACGATGCGGCAAAAAGCCCTTCAGCAGTTCGCCACCTACGCGCAAGGTAGGGGAATCCGGCAATACGACACCGCTATCCTGTTCCAATTGCAGCAATCGGTCGTACAGCGCATCGTAGGCTTTATCATCCACAAGCGGCTCGTCCATGGTGTAATAATGATAATTATAGTTGTTCAGCTCGGCGACAAGGCTTTCCATTTCCTTCATCGGGTCCATTGGGGGCATCTCTCCGTTCGTGATATGTAAGACGGCTGCCAATGAAATAGACAGCCGCCTCGAAATATAGACAGCATCTGCATGTGGCGCAGTATACTGCTTGGTTTGTACAATAGGTTCCCCTATTGAAATAGAACAGCAATAGGATTTCCTTTTGATAAGGACAGGAATTATTCTACTTTGGTAATTGGTGCAAAGCCTGCCAGCAGTCGTTTCAAGCCAGTCGGTGCTGGGAACGCAATTTGCAGCTCCATATCATTACCCGTTCCTTTGACAGCTACAATGGTACCGATGCCCCATTTGCCATGAGAAACTTTGTCACCAGCTTGGAAGCTACCGCCTCCGCTTGCTGCTGGTTTTGGTGCAGCGCCATTGCCAGTACTTACAGTTACACCAGAGGATGCTGGTGCTGTGCGCGGTACGGCACGTGCAGACGATCCACTGCCAAATGCCGATGAGTTATCTCGACGTGCGCCAAAGTTACTGCCGCCGCTTCCATTGCCGCCAAAGCCGCGTCCGCCGTTACCATAGCTGCTACCGCCACCACGACGATAGTTATTTGGTGCTACGCGTGTATCTTCTTTGTACTCTTCTGGAATCTCCTCCAAGAAGCGTGATGGTGGGTTAGCGGTTGTACGTCCAAACAGTGTACGCATCTGTGCGCAGGACAAGAACAACTGCTTCTCAGCTCTGGTAATACCAACATACGCTAGACGACGTTCCTCTTCCAGCTCATCATTATCCATAAAAGCACGGCTATGTGGGAAGACGCCTTCCTCCATCCCGATAATAAATACAGTTGGGAACTCTAGACCCTTCGCACTGTGCATCGTCATCAGTACAACGGCATCTTCCTGCTCTTCAGGATCATCGCCCATCGAATCAATGTCAGCGATCAACGCCAGATCCGTCAGGAACGATACGAGCGATTTATCATCATTGTTCTTTTCAAATTCCATCGTAACCGACAAGAACTCTTCAATATTCTCGACGCGCGCTTTGGATTCCAGCGTATTCTCACGTTGCAGCTCCACTCGGTATTGAGACATCTCCAAAATCTTCTCGGTCAATTCGGTCACAGACAGATAATCCACCATCTGATGAAGCGCCGCAATCATATCGTAAAATTCCACCAGTGCATTGCGCGTACGTCCAGCAAAGCCCAGATCATCGACAATCTCTAGCACTTTGAAAATCGAAATGCCACGTTCTCCTGCTGCCGATGCTAGCTTCGCCACACTGGTATCACCGATACCACGCTTCGGTACATTGATAACGCGGGTCAAGCTGATATCATCATCCGGGTTAGATAACAGACGCAGATAGCCGAGAATGTCCTTGATCTCTTTTCGATCATAGAACTTGATGCCGCCGACAATCTGGTACGGAATATCCGACTTGATCAGAATTTCCTCTATGACCCGTGACTGCGCATTGGTACGATATAGAATCGCATGGTCTTGATACGGGCGACCAGCTTTTACATTTTTATGAATCTCAGAGGTAACGAAGTAACCTTCATCATGTTCGGAGTCAGCGCGGTAGACTTTGATCTTGGCGCCACCTTCTTTGTCCGTCCACAGCTTTTTCGGTTTGCGACCACCGTTGTTGCCGATGACTTCATTGGCTGCGTTCAGGATGTTGGAGGTAGAACGATAGTTTTGCTCCAGCAAAATCGTTTTCGCTTCGGGATAATCTTTTTCAAAATTCAAAATATTCGTAATATCCGCACCACGCCAGCGGTAAATCGACTGGTCACTATCGCCGACGACGCAAATATTGTGATGCGCGTCTGCCAGCATATTACACAGCATATATTGCGCACGGTTCGTATCTTGATATTCATCGACATGGATATAACGGAATTTCTTCTGGTAAAACTCCAGTACTTCCGGTACTTCCTTGAACAGTTGAATCGTCGTCATGATCAGATCGTCAAAATCGAGCGAGTTATTCGCGCGCAGACGACGCTGATACATGGTATATACTTTGGCTGCCAGCCCTTCAAAATAATCACCGATATTGCGCTCATATTGATCTGGTGTGACCAATTCGTTCTTCGCTGTGCTGATCATGGATTGAACGGTTTTCGGTTCAAACTTTTTCGTATCCATGTTCAGGTCTTTCATACAAGAACGGATTACAGATAGCTGATCCCCAGAATCCAGAATGGAGAAATTAGAGGTAAAACCGATCCGCTCAATATCACGACGCAAAATACGTACGCACATGGAGTGAAACGTGGATACCCAGATTTCGCGTCCATCTGGACCAACCAGCTGGGATACCCGCTCCTGCATCTCACGAGCGGCTTTGTTCGTAAAGGTAATCGCAAGAATGCCCCAAGGCGCCGATTTGCGGGAATCGATAATATGGGCGATACGGTGAGTCAGTACGCGTGTTTTCCCACTGCCCGCGCCTGCCATAATGAGTAGTGGACCATCAGTTGCTAATGCCGCTTCCTTTTGTCTTGGATTTAGGCGGTTGATGGCGTCTTTGATGTTAATCATCGTCATGCGAAATAGTGCCCCTTTCAAACCAAATAATAGTATTTTCCATACTCCTGCGAGACGATGTACAGCTTATGTACATCGTAGAAAATGATGCAACATGGAAAACAGATGAAACAGTAATACACTGATAGGAAGAATAGTCCGACATTCCAAGTCGTCGGTATATAGTGAATGATTGCTGCGGATCAAATTAGTCGTCTGAAGCGATGATGTAACGCATCTCTATTATAGGATGCAGTGGAATTGGTATTACGTTGAAACCTTAGCTATGCAAGTCCTAGTGGTATGCGTGTTCCTTTGGAAGTGCGTGGAAGCCTGTACAATCATGGAGTATTATCGCGGCAACGGTATTCATCGAATCGTGTTATGACTTTACAGCGAATACGGTTGTCAGCGCCTGCTGCAAATCGCTATACACAATATTGCCAACAATGACGGTATCACATACCTGCGACGCCTGACGTGCTGTCTGCTCATCAATCACGCCACCACCGTAAAACACATGTGCGTTACGAGTCGCTCGGCGAATATCTGCTGCCAGCTCCATATCACCAAAGGTGCCACTATATTCGATATACACTATCGGTAACTGCCATAGACGATCTGCAACCTGCGCATAAGCAGCAGCCATATCGGCATCCAGATCGGTGACTGCACCCGTCAATTGCGCTACAGTAGATTCGCCATTTAATACAATATACCCTTCCGGTATAAGCAATTCCCATGGAATGAGATGACTGTACTGCTCAATCGCCTGCACATGCCTACCAATGATCCACTCGCTCTGCTGCGTGTTCAGTACCATTGGAATCATATACAGATCAAAGCCCGGCACCACCGCTTCCAGATCGGATACTTCCAGCACGCAGGGCAACTCGTATCGACGTACACGAGACATGAGATCCACTGTGTTGTCATACGTAATGCCGGATGAACCGCCAACCATAATAGCATCCGTGCCGGACATACAAATCCGATCCAAATCGTCATCGGACAGTTCGCGATCCGGGTCTAGTTTAAACACATGCCGCCATGTTTTCATTTCGTCTCTCAATGATATTCCTCCGTCTTTGACACAACCTTCAGAATAAGTCTATGACAGCAGGTGTATGGTGTCAATGTTCGTATGTGATGCGAACAAAAATGCCCTACTTTATACAAGTAGGACATCGGCTTATTTCGTTTGTAATCATTGTATATGTCGTTATTCTGTGTATATGTCGTTATGATATTCCTCATTAAGCGATAGGTGTATCAATATGCGTTTTTGTTCACGAATCCGTTGCGAATCGTTTTGAAAATAATCTTAATGTCGAACAGCAACGACCAATTCTCAATGTAGAAAATATCATGGTTGATCCGATCCTCGATGGATGTATCACCGCGCAAGCCATTGCTCTGTGCCCAACCAGTAATACCGGGGCGTACATGGTGCTTAACCATATACTTCGGAATCTCCTCACGGAATTGCTCCACGTAATAAGGACGCTCTGGACGCGGACCGACCACACTCATATCGCCGATCAACACATTGAAAAATTGTGGCAGCTCATCCAGACTAGTACGACGGATAAACGAACCGAACTTCGTTTTACGTGGATCGTTAGCAGTTGTCCAGCCCGTATCCACCTGACCTTCTGGAATCACACGCATGGAGCGGAATTTGAACATCATGAAGTTACGACGATTCAGACCGACCCGCTCCTGCTTGAAAATAATCGGTCCCGGCGAGGTCAGCTTCACCCCGATGGCAACGACAAGCATAATCGGCGATGTAACCAAAATGGCTGCGAGGGAGAATAGAATATCAAAGCCACGCTTGAAAATCCGATTGGCAGCAATATCCAGTGGAATATCGCGCACGTTAATCATCGGCATCCCTGCAAAATTATCGAAATACGGTCGCGCTGGCAAATAGTCGAAGAAGTCAGGAATAATGAGCGTACGCACGCCTGCCTTTTCACATTCTGCAATGATCCACGGATACTTGTCATGCGCATCCAGCGGAAGCGCGAGAATGACCTCATCAATCATCATGGAATGCAGCTTATCGCCTAATTCATTGATTTTCCCCAATACCGGCTTGTACTTACGCAGCTCGATATTGTCGAAATCACGGTAATCATCCAGAAAACCGACCACCTCATAGCCCATTTCTGGGTATTGCAGCAGATTATCATAAAACCGTTTACCGAGTGAGCCTGCGCCTAGAATCAATACAAACTGCTTGTTAAAGCCTTTTTGCCGCGCCCGCTTCAATCCCAGCTTGATAATATATCGGTAGGATATAATGAACAGCAGGTTGAAGATCATATACACGAGCAGATAGTAACGGGAAATATTGACTTCTTTGAAGAAGAATAACGCGCCAAGCAAGACGAAAATACTAACTGCATGCGTCTGCACAATTTTCAGCATTTCATCGGCAAACCGTTTTTTGCGCTTGGCTGAATACAAGCTACTCATCGTTCCGATCAATACGGCGATACCGCCATAGATCATACTCCACATAAAGTAAGTCTCAATCGGCAATGCGCCATACCCTTCAGGCGAATTATCATACGGCAGCACCAAAGCTTGGAATTTTAAAAACCAAGCAAGCAGAAAGGACAGCTGAATCACAAAGAAATCCGTCAAAATATACAGTCGGGTCAAAAATCGCTGATTTTTGCGGATCACGTCTGAACTCTCCTTTCTGCCTCGGCTGTCGATACGGAAGCCGGTCGCAACAATTTATTTTTAATCAATGACATCGCAAGCTTCACCCCGATGCCCATATACACAATACCATTTGTGATAAACGAGTACTTGTTCCGATAATGCTTGCGGTGAAACAGCCACATCGCCCGATGAAACTCGTAAATGATCTTGAACGGCTTGCGGCGGCTACTCGCTCCCTTGTAATGCACAATAAACGTATTGCCTCGGTAATGAATCTCCCAGCCTGCTTCCTTGATCCGGTAGCACCAATCAATATCTTCACCGTACATGAAAAATGCTTCATCCAGCCCACCAATCTGCTGAATGACTTCACGCCGGACGAGCATAAACGCGCCAACCAGCGAGTCGACTTGGTAGCTCTCGTCGGGGCTCAGATACCCTAGCTGGTATCCGTTAAACTTGGGATTGTTCGGAAACCATTTGGAAAATCCGAACGCGTAATAAAACGATGCTGAAGGCGTAGGAAAGCCACGCTTGCATGCCTTGTCCAGCGAACCGTCCGGCAAAACAATTTTGCAGCCTGCCGCACCTGCACGCGGATGGCTGTCCATAAAAGAAACCATCGTTTCCAGTGTGTCCGGTTCTACGATGGTATCGGAATTGAGCAGCAATGTGTATCGTCCCTGTGCCTGTTTCATGCCAATATTATTGCCTTTGGCAAAGCCTCCGTTGTCGGGATTAGCGATGAATACAACATCCGGGAAAGTTGCCGGAATGCGGGTGACGGAATCATCACTGGAATGATTGTCGACTACGATAATCTCGTACGCATACTGTGTCTGCGAACGATATACCGATGCAATACAATCCAGTGTCAGCTGACATGTATTATAATTTAAAATTAAAACGCTAACGTCCATAATAACGCTCCTGCCTTGAAGTTCGCATATCGTAGCTTGATGATCAACAGGTTGTGTTGATTCATAGGCTATGATGCTGCAATTGCTAGTAGTCATGTAGAGAAGTTTTACCGGTTATTGTACATGCTCTGTACGGACCGGACTTCAGTCTACAGGCATTATAGCATAGATCATCATGCAGAAGTTAATTTCAAGATTATCCCAATGAGATCTTTTCAGTATTTTCAGATAAGCTGCAAATGGG of the Paenibacillus sp. JQZ6Y-1 genome contains:
- a CDS encoding molybdopterin-dependent oxidoreductase: MSRLLSMIQKGFGKKLIRLHTWNAWLVALLAVTGLVLLGGFWREVLGEVRVWIRWVHIIGGLALLVPVIYYLFLASKHWKQIRQKPAQKMNVILVMILLIGWIVSGILLWLLRQVGPNIANTALFVHDLLTWIGLPYIIYHSLTRTAWLKDPKKRSIRLQPDHIASETVSSDSEPMVKKPVVIPAARPQEATPFYTRRSFLRGAIGIGLAVSVGPTFLRWLGNSLTSSGGSWTEMEASNPNKMVPDPKPLTDSSPPIGGGAQGEFRVYTVTPIPSFDNSNWSFTIDGLVNKPQTWNWEQFLSLKRHVQVSDFHCVTGWSVYKNTWEGIPLLDFLKMAGVKSEARTIKFYSGDGVYTDSITMEQAQLKDIMVAVLHDGNVIPADLGGPVRLVIPKMYAYKSVKWLNRIELIADDHTGYWEQRGYDKDAWLPDNLS
- the ligA gene encoding NAD-dependent DNA ligase LigA, whose translation is MDPMKEMESLVAELNNYNYHYYTMDEPLVDDKAYDALYDRLLQLEQDSGVVLPDSPTLRVGGELLKGFLPHRHLAPLWSLDKAQNLEKLSSWHTRARKRIDDYNEKNPDTPLPEPSYAVELKFDGLTLNLTYEHGRLVQAATRGNGVVGEGILEQVKTIRSIPLSIPFTDGKLEIQGEGIMNLSVLEAYNEAASDKDKLKNARNAAAGALRNLDPKITSKRKLNAYFYNVGYAEGVTFQNQQDMMQFLRDNHLRVNPSVFYYQNFDDVIVKLEEIQAERSSLDYLIDGAVVKITDMRTREVLGYTDKFPRWAVAYKFEAEETSTILESVSWNVGRTGKITPLARVEAVELAGVTVQNCTLNNIGDIERKNLKYALGTRVYIRRSNDVIPEILGKVSEENDGEEIVYPDQCPACGFPVEQRGAHLFCNNKFGCEPQIVARITHFASRDAMDIETFSIKTATQLQSELQVREPADLYTLKLDDLVKLERFGERKANNLLQAIEDSKTRDLASFLYALGIPNTGKTTTRMLAEHYRDLDKIRSATVEELVELPDVGSIVAESIVEYFADPFMQTGIERMLEQGVQPQVPEAPAVVITEDSYFNGKTVVLTGTLHTMTRDDAAERLEQLGAKVTGSVSKKTDIVIAGEKAGSKLTKAQDLGIEIIEDEQQLRKLLNLDEA
- the pcrA gene encoding DNA helicase PcrA encodes the protein MTMINIKDAINRLNPRQKEAALATDGPLLIMAGAGSGKTRVLTHRIAHIIDSRKSAPWGILAITFTNKAAREMQERVSQLVGPDGREIWVSTFHSMCVRILRRDIERIGFTSNFSILDSGDQLSVIRSCMKDLNMDTKKFEPKTVQSMISTAKNELVTPDQYERNIGDYFEGLAAKVYTMYQRRLRANNSLDFDDLIMTTIQLFKEVPEVLEFYQKKFRYIHVDEYQDTNRAQYMLCNMLADAHHNICVVGDSDQSIYRWRGADITNILNFEKDYPEAKTILLEQNYRSTSNILNAANEVIGNNGGRKPKKLWTDKEGGAKIKVYRADSEHDEGYFVTSEIHKNVKAGRPYQDHAILYRTNAQSRVIEEILIKSDIPYQIVGGIKFYDRKEIKDILGYLRLLSNPDDDISLTRVINVPKRGIGDTSVAKLASAAGERGISIFKVLEIVDDLGFAGRTRNALVEFYDMIAALHQMVDYLSVTELTEKILEMSQYRVELQRENTLESKARVENIEEFLSVTMEFEKNNDDKSLVSFLTDLALIADIDSMGDDPEEQEDAVVLMTMHSAKGLEFPTVFIIGMEEGVFPHSRAFMDNDELEEERRLAYVGITRAEKQLFLSCAQMRTLFGRTTANPPSRFLEEIPEEYKEDTRVAPNNYRRGGGSSYGNGGRGFGGNGSGGSNFGARRDNSSAFGSGSSARAVPRTAPASSGVTVSTGNGAAPKPAASGGGSFQAGDKVSHGKWGIGTIVAVKGTGNDMELQIAFPAPTGLKRLLAGFAPITKVE
- a CDS encoding heptaprenylglyceryl phosphate synthase — translated: MRDEMKTWRHVFKLDPDRELSDDDLDRICMSGTDAIMVGGSSGITYDNTVDLMSRVRRYELPCVLEVSDLEAVVPGFDLYMIPMVLNTQQSEWIIGRHVQAIEQYSHLIPWELLIPEGYIVLNGESTVAQLTGAVTDLDADMAAAYAQVADRLWQLPIVYIEYSGTFGDMELAADIRRATRNAHVFYGGGVIDEQTARQASQVCDTVIVGNIVYSDLQQALTTVFAVKS
- a CDS encoding undecaprenyl-phosphate glucose phosphotransferase → MIRKNQRFLTRLYILTDFFVIQLSFLLAWFLKFQALVLPYDNSPEGYGALPIETYFMWSMIYGGIAVLIGTMSSLYSAKRKKRFADEMLKIVQTHAVSIFVLLGALFFFKEVNISRYYLLVYMIFNLLFIISYRYIIKLGLKRARQKGFNKQFVLILGAGSLGKRFYDNLLQYPEMGYEVVGFLDDYRDFDNIELRKYKPVLGKINELGDKLHSMMIDEVILALPLDAHDKYPWIIAECEKAGVRTLIIPDFFDYLPARPYFDNFAGMPMINVRDIPLDIAANRIFKRGFDILFSLAAILVTSPIMLVVAIGVKLTSPGPIIFKQERVGLNRRNFMMFKFRSMRVIPEGQVDTGWTTANDPRKTKFGSFIRRTSLDELPQFFNVLIGDMSVVGPRPERPYYVEQFREEIPKYMVKHHVRPGITGWAQSNGLRGDTSIEDRINHDIFYIENWSLLFDIKIIFKTIRNGFVNKNAY
- a CDS encoding glycosyltransferase family 2 protein is translated as MDVSVLILNYNTCQLTLDCIASVYRSQTQYAYEIIVVDNHSSDDSVTRIPATFPDVVFIANPDNGGFAKGNNIGMKQAQGRYTLLLNSDTIVEPDTLETMVSFMDSHPRAGAAGCKIVLPDGSLDKACKRGFPTPSASFYYAFGFSKWFPNNPKFNGYQLGYLSPDESYQVDSLVGAFMLVRREVIQQIGGLDEAFFMYGEDIDWCYRIKEAGWEIHYRGNTFIVHYKGASSRRKPFKIIYEFHRAMWLFHRKHYRNKYSFITNGIVYMGIGVKLAMSLIKNKLLRPASVSTAEAERRVQT